The Primulina eburnea isolate SZY01 chromosome 6, ASM2296580v1, whole genome shotgun sequence genome contains a region encoding:
- the LOC140835404 gene encoding uncharacterized protein, translating to MSIVIRCLNDSKSFTKVEEYWVQFIDVDDTSGLGLFMHLKNALVNLELDIDDIRGQGYDNGSNMKGRHKGVQKRLLEMNPRVFYTHCGCHSLNLALCDMANCCPKAMSFFGVIQRIYTLFSSSTKRWKIFKDHVKGLTVKPLSQTRWESHVESVKPIKEQVAQIRDALYDLANDSEDPKTKSEAESLALYELVNFEFLLGVVIWYKLLYAINTVSKFLQSENMDIDVAIKLLQGIVLFLEEFREDGYDKAMVEAKEMACEMGIEAVFREKRVIRRKKQFGESNSEEVIESAAESFRINYFLFKIDQARSSMKARFEQFQKYEETFGFLFNLERLQRADDETLLRSCKNLENSLTHKGCSDINGDDLFSELTFLRYSLPKEAKSAIDAVNYLRKMDGCFPNAHIAYKILLTVPVTVASSERSFSKLKLIKTFFQSTMSQEKLNGLAMLSIEKEITEQLDYTDLISIFSSKTVRRIVF from the coding sequence ATGTCCATTGTCATACGATGTTTAAATGATTCAAAAAGTTTCACAAAAGTAGAAGAATATTGGGTACAATTTATAGATGTTGATGATACTTCGGGACTTGGGCTTtttatgcatcttaaaaatgctTTAGTCAATCTTGAGCTTGATATTGATGATATTAGAGGTCAAGGATATGATAATGGATCTAATATGAAAGGTAGGCATAAAGGTGTGCAAAAAAGGTTACTTGAAATGAATCCCAGAGTTTTTTATACTCATTGTGGTTGTCATAGTCTCAATTTAGCTTTGTGTGATATGGCGAATTGTTGTCCTAAGGCTATGTCATTTTTTGGAGTAATACAACGGATCTATACATTGTTCTCCTCTTCTACCAAGCGGTGGAAGATTTTCAAAGATCACGTGAAGGGTTTGACAGTTAAGCCATTGTCACAAACACGGTGGGAAAGTCATGTTGAAAGTGTTAAACCTATAAAGGAGCAAGTTGCACAAATAAGAGATGCTTTGTATGACTTGGCAAATGATAGTGAAGATCCCAAAACGAAGAGTGAAGCTGAGTCCTTAGCGTTATATGAACTTGTGAATTTTGAATTCTTGCTTGGTGTGGTAATTTGGTACAAGTTGTTGTATGCTATCAACACTGTGAGCAAATTTCTTCAATCTGAAAATATGGATATTGATGTTGCTATCAAACTTTTACAAGGAATTGTTTTATTTCTTGAAGAATTTAGAGAAGATGGTTACGATAAGGCCATGgttgaagctaaagaaatggcaTGTGAGATGGGCATTGAAGCTGTATTTCGAGAGAAACGTGTTATTCGAAGAAAGAAACAATTTGGTGAAAGTAACAGTGAAGAAGTGATAGAGTCAGCTGCAGAATCTTTTCGAATTAACTACTTTCTCTTTAAAATCGATCAAGCTCGTTCTTCtatgaaagctcgatttgaacaatttcaaaaatatgaagaaACATTTGGTTTTTTGTTCAATCTAGAGAGGTTACAACGTGCAGACGATGAAACCTTGTTGAGGTCTTGCAAGAATCTTGAAAATTCTTTGACTCATAAGGGTTGTTCTGATATTAATGGGGATGATCTATTTTCGGAGTTGACATTCTTGAGGTACTCATTACCAAAAGAAGCAAAATCGGCCATTGATGCAGTGAATTACTTGAGGAAGATGGATGGGTGTTTCCCAAATGCTCATATTGCTTATAAAATCTTGTTGACTGTCCCGGTCACAGTAGCAAGTTCAGAGCGAAGTTTCTCAAAGTTAAAGCTCATCAAAACTTTTTTCCAATCAACCATGTCACAAGAAAAATTGAATGGATTGGCTATGTTATCGATTGAGAAAGAAATTACTGAACAACTTGATTATACAGACTTGATTAGTATTTTTAGCTCTAAAACTGTTAGGCGGATTGTTTTTTAG